The genomic segment TTTGcattgttttgtattttagttGTTTGATGCTTGTTTACCTCTAATTTCTATTTTGAGTGTGTGAAATACGTTAGTAGGAATCAATTCTGGTGGAGGAAAATAAGGTGAAACTTAACGAAGCATGATTggataagaaataataatttttagacAAATACTCATGCCAAAGACACTATAATCACactcaatgctgcaaacatgaaGAAAGGGCTCACCTGTAGCGTTATATTGCCGGGACTGTCCCCggacaacaaaaaaacaaccaTTGGGCATTAGGTTGAGTCGTTGGGCGAGCTGACTTCTCACTGGAGAAAATGACAACCTAGACTTGTAGTATTCAAGTCGTTGGGCAAAAATATAACTCACCCAACAAGTTAGAAGTCAAAGAGCATCGATTTTTAGGCCTCGTTGGGTGAGAATAGAGTCGTTGACAAGTTTATGGGCCTTGATAAACAAAAGAAGGTATTTAATCATGTTTTCATGAGGGTTTTGGGCATTTCACACTTTTACATAAATAGAATCACTTAGGGGTTTGGAAGAGACTTTTGGAGGTTGTTTGGAGTGATAGGAAGCTCTCCCTTTCCTCTTGGGTTTCCTATTTCATCCATGGTGGTTTTTCCCCTTTTGGATTGGAATAAGAAAATGGGCTGCAGATTTGAGATAAAAATGCGAAGGGAAAGCATGATTGAAGCTTGTAGTAGCTTCTAGGTACCTCAGGAAAATACCTTCATCTTTTTTATGGTCTCAATTTCTTTTGTATCtctttaatttgtaaattttaggTTCTCCATCAATGGAAGCTATTTCTATTTGttgaaattaaatgtaaaacacTAAATTCTTTTATAGAATCGtgttgttaatatatatatatatatatatatatatatatatatatatatatatatatatatatcctattttcctatttcattttttataaaaattagattattacaaataaaggatataagaatgtatttttttatggttgagaataataaaataagtcttatttttaacttttacttaTCTAAATTACTGAGACTTGATTACTCTATTCAATATAAAGCACACAAGTTGAATGTTGTTGCTTACTTATTATTACGGTCACAAGATTTTTTTGTTAACAATTTTCTTATCCTGTCTATCTCTAATTTCATATTTCTGGAACAGTTTCCCAAGAACTTACACACTAAtcataatttttcaatttttttcaaggAAGTACAACAACATCCAGAGGATCACTTACAGCATCGCATCCATCACAATTTAGTAAATCTAGCTCCTGTTGAACCAAATACATGGAtggtataaaatataatttattaatgaaacatattaaaatgaatagttTAATTCATCAACacattaaattcaaaattatattttcatactaaaataactaatatcctgaataatacataaaattcataacagcaacaataaaagttcatatttcaacttttaaaaaattgtcataAGATATCTCAtacaaaatatcaattaatttatgACAGTATAAATCcacaaatattaaatgaatagaTAGACACTAATTTTAGGTACAAAGTTCTATTAGCTTAATATATAGGGTGATTTATTTGGGCATTGATTTAtgttgaatttttataaaactaaattggATATGCTTGATAAAGTGATTTTAAGAgactatttctttttataataataatttaaaaacaaatgtgtacggatatttaaattatttatagcaatatataatatttcctTTTATGTATACAtcgtatatttttattttacttttaattatattttaaaattttaatattaaaaaagaagaatacCCAAGACTTACTTCACACTGTAATTATACTGTTTTCCTTTTTACGtaaatatgaattttgaataactaaaaataaaaaataattaaaatatgatcaaaagatagaaattatttaaatgatttctCGTATAATTAcatgtttcttttaaaaaatggttataaTATAaactagtattttttttaattatcatattatttgacatcaatttttttttctcaaattctataattttttatcctaTGAAAATTATGTCTATGTCTCTCATCTTAACCCTGAAGAGGAGGCATTTCTGAACCCCGAAGAGGTCCTTAGCAACGACTAACATATTCTTTGCTTCTCTTTCTCGCTCCGAACATAACTTCAAATTTTGTTCGCTTTTTTCACTGTAAGTTTCTTTCCGACACGCTTCGTTTCGCTTGGTATCTTATTTGGTTCGGCTACTAAGTGTATGAAATATGATGGACTCTGAGTAGCATAGTTTCTCATTGCACACCAAGTGTTTGCTTATTTGTCTGAATGGATCGATAGAGAATATACGTTGTGATCGAATGTATAGGTGTCTCTTGTTTGTTGGGGTTTGGCATtcaatagattaaaatattgtCCTTTGGTGaacaaacaaacatattaatACCTGAAtaagaaaacagtaaaatattttaggaggaatagaaaagagaaacaaacaCAGAGGCTTTGGGTTGGGTCATTGTGGGTGTTTCAATTTCAGGCACATCCCTGTTTTGCGTTTTCATCTTCATCCCTCTCTTTCGATCTCTCTCTCTACTACTACTACTAAACTACTTGATATCAATTGTAGCTCCTTCGTTGCTTGTGGTGTGGGTTAGATTATTATTTGATCTTCCAATTTGTTAGTTGAGGAACTCATGAACCTTAATTTGATGAGTTGCAGTAGAATTTGCAGGTTCTCGTTTCCAATACGTTGTTGAGTAATTTTCTTTGATAGTTACAGGACCCATTGTCCTGAggagggggattaggctccTAGTTACTGATTGTACATGTTTTCTTGTTGAATTCAATACATACCCATTCTTTTTCAGTGTGAATACTTGTTTGTGAGTGTGTGAGTGTTAGTTCTGCAGAAACCTAACAGTGTGTATGCACATTGttcaaatgtaattttattttatctgttatatttatctttttacatTTGGTACACAGTTTATGCATTTATCTTCCTTTTTAATTTCTAATCCTAGGTGGGATCTCAATTTTGACTAGCTTGTTCCACATTGCTTCTAGTGAACCCATTCACGTCTCAGCTTGATTTCAGTTCCTCTGATCTATGTTCTGTTCATTAGTACAAGTCTCTGATTCTTTTCCACTGCCGTGATGACTTCAAAATAGCCTCTAATTGGTGTCCTTTTTCCATAAATTCGACCTCCTTTTCCTTTATTTGCAAATCCATGTTTTCAATCTTTTAATATcagtttatatttttcttcattcctaCGCTCTCATGCCCTTGGCAGTCATGTATTTGCTTTATGATTGTTAACTTCTACTTTTATAGATTGTCTTGAACTAAAGAACAcccatgttttttttataatgtatatttgtgaagtataaattattaaatactatgattttgttttacattttcttttcgtTTTTTGTGTTTGAGAATTTATGTGAATcgtattttttaattcattatggAGTTGGTGCAGCTGAGGTTGAAGAATATATTCATTGGTTTTAAAGTTTTTGTCTTGAATTTGTTTCAAGCATTAGGTTTGGCCCTTGAGTGAATTGAATTCTTGAACTATTGGGTTTATGTTCGCTTACGTCCTTCATTGTGAAAATGTTTAGCTATGATCAGTGCTTATGTGGTATTTGGTTTATTGCCTAAGTTTGTGAGCTGTTGATAAGGAAAACAACTACTTTGATTCGAGGTCAAGGCAACCTCCTTGAAATTATAGAGATAAGGGGAGAGAAATAATTTTTCCAGCTCCCTTTTTCATTCATTCTGCTGAAATATATACATTGCCGATCATTGATTGACCGCATTTGGAGGAAATAGAAACTAACAAAGGAATATTTCCTTAACATAACCTATGATCAAGTGACACCTCACAAAGATATCTTTATAATATGATTCTGTCAAATGCCTTCTTCAAAGCTGATAATCCAAAAGATATTGTGGTTTCTTACTCTCCCTTTTAGTCAGTGTGGTGCTACTGGGCCCTGTATCAGTATCGGCCCTATTGCTAAGTTGCAAAGCTAGGCCCCTTTTGCTAACAGCTGTCCCTTTTTCCATCCTGTTTTCTGGTTTGTGTGATTTTGTGGGTGCATTCTCTtagttttcagttttgttttatgtgtAAAGGCTATTAATTTGACTTTTGGCTGTAATATAAGGCCGGTTTCATGTTTTGGCATTTAAATTTGGTATGTAGCATGAACTTTCGTTTCACTGGTAGCTTGGGTTTCATTTCATGGGATTTGGCTTTATTCACCAAGTGTGATTTCTGACATTGTTCTGTTGTGGTTCTCCTAAGGTTTGAAGCTGTTGCCATTGGAAATTAACACTtattttgtgttagtgaaagaATAGAGTAGAAAAAAATGATTAGACGAAGGTTATCTGTTCTCTCAACGTCAATCATCAGAAGCTCAACTCATAGCAAACCCATACTCAGATGCCCATCTATCCAATTTCAACCCTTTCAGCTCCCTCATTCTCCCAATGCTCATCGAAGAATTAGTTGTTATAAATTCCCAGATTTTCAAGGCTTTAGAGCGTACAGTCTTCTGAGCTTGAATGATTTGAGAGATAAGGTTCCCAGGAAGCAGCCAACAAGGAAGGGGCGTGGGATTGGGTCTGGAAAGGGTAAGACTGCTGGGAGGGGTCACAAGGGTCAGAGAGCTAGAAAAGGTATAAAATTGGGTTTTGAAGGAGGCCAGACCCCTCTTCGAAGAAGAGTACCCAAACGTGGGTTCAAGAACCCATTTAGCCTCACTTTTCAGGTATCTTTTCGTCTTTATATTTATCGTTTTTACTTTTGTATAATGCAGAACATATGGAAAACCAAAATAATTGAACTCGGTAAAATTGATTCTTGGACCAAATGCACTTGGTCATGgttgtttttgtttctaaaaatgCATTCTTTCCCACTAAACGAGAACTTTAATACTGTATGAATAAtggagaaaaatgagaaaaaggcAGTTTGTGTCTGTTGCCAATCTTTTTGTTATggtgtttaatgttatttggtaCAAATTGTGAAAAATGGCAGAAAGCCAATAGCCTGTCATATCATGTAGTGGATAACTTTGCGAGCTTATAGCAGAAGTCACATCACAGTtagaatatatgatttttatcaaatatatatgttaaaaaattatgttatgcgcacaagtaaaaataaaacataaaattagcATGCTATTTATTCAAAAGTTCAATAGGCCGACGACTTGTCAAAGATGACAAGAAGATGCAGGACTCATGCCACAACTACAACAACAACAGTAGTTGCAACAGGGACAGAGTTGCAATCATGGATTTGAGAAATTCTGCTGTGCAATAGTGCTATAGGGGTCTTTCAAAGTAGATTACATCTCAAGTAGTTGGAGCTACCAATGGACGTGGGATATATAGCAGTTGTCTTTCAGAGCACTATCCACAACATTTGGATGCAATTTTCAATTATCGCAATCGCAAGGATGATCTAAGATCTCTGAGGCAGTTATGTTATTGAAAGATTAACTAAACCTCTGTGTGAGTTTGTGTGTAGGATCAATCTATTGGGATCCAAAAACAGAAGGCCTAATACAATATTGCTTCCTCCGTTACCAAATAGTGTGACTAAAAGGAATAGTTTTTCTTCATAGAAGTCAAAGCAACAGGGTAAACCATATTACCTCCAAAAGGAGCATTCTCCTTTTCACTTTGTAAAAACCAGATTCACCAGTGTTAGAAAACAAAAGCTAAAAATCTCAATTACAAATGAGGACCTATTTATTAGGTTCTTACTCCAAAACCACATAAGTAACTACCTGGTTACAGCTAATTACAAATTAGCCCCTTTTGTCCTTCTATAATAGACCTGTAAAGGTTGCTCTCGTTTCATCTCTATTCCTCCCCATTCCAAACACAATATGTTGTTATCATTATTGCTTTCTCTCTTTGTATTTTCTCccactttaaaaaatgaattattaagtGGGAAACATTGCCTGACACTGAAGctaaattgatatgtttaatgctATATCTCTGatcctaattttattttcaagattCTGAAACTTCCTATGAATATATATGTCTGATTTCACTGAAAGTATTGTGATCATTGACAGCAAATGTTTAAAGTTTATATCTTTATTGTATTGAAGAGATTTTCCCTATATCTTAAATGTTTATACTTGAATATTGATGTTGATGTAGTAAGGTATTCTATACCTTGATTGTTGGAGTTGACTTTGGATTTATGACAATTGAGTAGCTCAGTTTTATTCAAATTTCTgttgattttgatttggttGTTCTTATTTTAATCTCAGAAACCCATAATCTATAAGCCATTTATATGTCgacattgttaaattttttatgccTCTTTTTGTCTGCAGCCAATAGGTTTGGGTAGAATTGCAAAGTTTATTAATGCTGGGAAAATAGATTCTTCCGAACTGATTACAATGAAAACACTCAAGGTTTTATACCGGCTACCTCACCTTTTCAGTTCTTCTGGAATTGGTTTTGCTTCATGTGCTTTCTCATTCTTGTGGTCATTATTATTACCATAGGATGCAGGGGTACTTGGGAAGCAATCGAAAGATGGAGTAAGATTGATGGGGCGTGGTTCAGAGCAGATCAAATGGCCAATTCATCTAGAGGTAG from the Vigna angularis cultivar LongXiaoDou No.4 chromosome 3, ASM1680809v1, whole genome shotgun sequence genome contains:
- the LOC108332338 gene encoding uncharacterized protein LOC108332338 codes for the protein MIRRRLSVLSTSIIRSSTHSKPILRCPSIQFQPFQLPHSPNAHRRISCYKFPDFQGFRAYSLLSLNDLRDKVPRKQPTRKGRGIGSGKGKTAGRGHKGQRARKGIKLGFEGGQTPLRRRVPKRGFKNPFSLTFQPIGLGRIAKFINAGKIDSSELITMKTLKDAGVLGKQSKDGVRLMGRGSEQIKWPIHLEVSRVTVRAKEAVEAAGGSVRRVYYNKLGLRALLKPEWFEKKGRLLPKAARPPPKQKDKVDSIGRLPAPTKPIPFLVETTKDLSVQPFS